In a genomic window of Wyeomyia smithii strain HCP4-BCI-WySm-NY-G18 chromosome 1, ASM2978416v1, whole genome shotgun sequence:
- the LOC129717875 gene encoding uncharacterized protein LOC129717875 has protein sequence MFKTVINHSKKILQSLDDESDYFRPLQYALVFGGIHFSSDNIHYRLFILYRIVITLMIVIVFDRIYVALFEWDSMVDTLGAVAFFTETVLIIFRAAAARYYQQDLQQVRSYLARGLNNQSNRTHERNRSYRIMRGITLWSLACLGVDQILLQMFKLSNTRLHGTPDNLTRIGPQWKRIFNYLNTCTYLIFSVLYVANLTVHSSYLIGIYNSWQDLNAEYAALFSRVDRKIELLDEERSAKLSDSEKVKQFWNILKHELNATVVHHSELLEQLDILKRFLNLTFLFMFYIHFQSLACGLLYCVFQGFSIDSALVGSYILVNLVEMFWIFKLVDDLNAANENISFSLYNLDWHQRLRYVSALNSDYRQVRVTLLMIMVKTQTKLGISCAGMFEISIEAFGELVTKMYNVLAFLLNIIN, from the exons ATGTTCAAAACCGTGATAAATCACTCCAAGAAAATTCTGCAATCTTTGGACGATGAATCGGACTACTTTCGTCCGCTACAGTATGCGCTGGTGTTTGGTG GGATCCACTTCTCAAGTGACAACATTCACTATCGTTTGTTCATACTTTACCGAATCGTGATCACTCTTATGATTGTAATTGTTTTCGATCGCATCTACGTCGCCCTTTTCGAGTGGGACTCCATGGTGGACACGCTAGGAGCAGTGGCTTTTTTCACAGAAACGGTTCTGATTATATTCCGTGCGGCTGCCGCACGTTACTATCAACAGGATTTGCAACAAGTCCGAAGTTACCTGGCACGTGGATTGAACAATCAATCGAATCGAACTCACGAACGTAATCGTTCGTACAGAATAATGCGAGGAATTACACTTTGGTCTCTAGCCTGCTTGGGAGTAGATCAGATTCTACTCCAAATGTTCAAATTATCCAACACTCGACTGCACGGAACACCGGATAATTTAACCCGCATTGGACCACAGTGGAAAAGGATTTTCAACTACTTGAACACTTGCACGTATCTGATATTTTCCGTTCTGTATGTGGCCAATCTAACGGTGCACAGCTCGTACCTGATAGGAATTTACAATTCCTGGCAAGATTTGAATGCTGAGTATGCGGCTTTATTTTCACGTGTGGATAGAAAAATTGAACTTCTCGATGAAGAAAGATCAGCGAAACTGAGCGATTCGGAAAAAGTTAAACAATTTTGGAACATTTTGAAGCACGAATTGAATGCCACCGTTGTACATCACAGCGAGTTGTTGGAACAGTTGGACATTTTGAAGCGGTTCCTCAATTTAACATTTCTGTTCATGTTTTACATACATTTCCAGTCACTTGCTTGTGGTTTACTCTATTGTGTTTTCCAAGGTTTCTCAATCGATTCGGCTCTTGTGGGAAGTTACATACTGGTGAATTTGGTTGAAATGTTTTGGATTTTCAAGCTGGTTGATGATTTGAACGCAGCG AACGAAAACATTTCCTTCAGTTTGTACAATCTGGACTGGCACCAAAGGTTGAGGTATGTATCAGCGCTGAATTCAGACTACCGACAAGTGCGTGTAACGCTACTGATGATTATGGTGAAAACCCAAACGAAACTCGGAATCAGCTGCGCAGGAATGTTTGAAATATCGATTGAAGCTTTTGGAGAGTTGGTCACAAAAATGTATAATGTACTTGCTTTTTTGCTTAACATTATCAATTAA